One window of Trifolium pratense cultivar HEN17-A07 linkage group LG5, ARS_RC_1.1, whole genome shotgun sequence genomic DNA carries:
- the LOC123887100 gene encoding condensin-2 complex subunit H2-like — MTKDTPESSGGAFHTVHAERDLQSNWEVDLAKKLEEYLLKICSGEIIGEDEGSIHVNFAEAALLLQGSIQVYSRKVEYLYNLVLRTLEFLSHKRQADQVDGEPVQPEDAGPSAVAADEENDHFWGFDDIPVDEKNSLDSSTGKDVNLDQFIKPPANLVVLESDCLDTGGDGGELESYLLSTTDLYQDFVLLDTSDAVAVHEFMKSQNAGTTDCGTNRATSIRKSFLSPRRSGGSAHKSVAKSQRANSMFSPKKFSFEDKDARPSSPASAGFDNSNFGPNMDDGFDAPMDADNSDADDDDDPWIPLNPHEPGNLRVKPFRKVKASKKVRINVRPRVSMTTLFPLAKLHGPISPELTKMWEMRRCAHQRQKDSQSSPPLYEKLRQSLINGENKTDEPFLNTEDDNVNDDNEFDNGNPDFDMPGNDFMDEDPHPFNNEHEVDDVHAHADADEAVDLEFPDSQTSLEDLCRSHLNALLASIAETEKQTEMVARISTWKQRIEHNLEEQESHPPFDIRDYGERILGKLSLEESGSSVMPFSNLVAGEVKYDVSRSFSSLLQLVNNGEVDLQRHDVAGESFCYTSVNPFHVKLLKHHKKKEVTKQFGIAKKRAKSPIKKPSPNGEKKTRREKSPTKRPSPKEDEKKKTRREKSPISSSSRNHRSTWLSSPTNTRSSSQKHGPTGLSSTTITSSSSRKHGPTGLTSPTINNSSSRKHGPTGLASPTNCKFSVNLGKESTMKFSPASKRRRRSPFIESVN, encoded by the exons ATGACTAAAGATACACCGGAATCGAGTGGAGGAGCATTTCATACGGTTCATGCAGAGCGTGATTTACAATCCAATTGGGAAGTTGACCTAGCAAAGAAACTTGAAGAGTATTTGCTTAAAATATGCTCTGGTGAAATCATCGGTGAAGATGAAGGAAGCATTCATGTGAATTTTGCTGAAG CTGCTCTGCTTCTTCAGGGTTCGATTCAAGTGTATAGTCGAAAGGTTGAATATCTCTACAACTTGGTGTTGCGTACTTTGGAGTTCCTTTCTCATAAAAG ACAGGCAGATCAGGTAGATGGGGAACCAGTCCAGCCTGAAGATGCTGGCCCATCTGCTGTTGCTGCTGATGAAGAAAATGATCATTTCTGGGGCTTTGATGACATCCCAG TTGATGAAAAGAATTCATTGGATAGTTCAACAGGCAAAGATGTGAATTTGGATCAATTCATAAAACCCCCTGCAAATCTAGTTGTTCTTGAAAGCGATTGCTTGGATACTGGTGGTGATGGAGGGGAATTGGAGTCTTATCTG CTGTCCACCACTGACTTGTACCAGGATTTTGTTTTATTGGACACATCCGATGCTGTTGCAGTTCATGAGTTTATGAAGAGCCAGAATGCTGGTACGACAGATTGTGGTACTAATAGAGCAACTTCAATTCGTAAAAGCTTTCTTTCTCCTAGACGTTCTGGTGGAAGTGCTCATAAATCAGTTGCAAAGAGTCAGCGTGCTAATTCCATGTTCTCTcctaaaaaatttagttttgaaGACAAAGATGCTCGGCCCAGTTCTCCGGCCTCTGCTGGTTTCGATAACAGTAACTTTGGACCTAATATGGATGATGGATTTGATGCACCAATGGATGCAGACAATTCTGAtgcagatgatgatgatgatccaTGGATACCATTGAATCCTCATGAACCAGGAAACTTGAGAGTGAAGCCCTTTCGAAAAG TGAAAGCTTCAAAAAAGGTTAGAATCAATGTTAGACCTCGAGTATCTATGACCACCTTGTTTCCACTTGCAAAGTTGCATGGTCCTATCAGTCCAGAGCTCACGAAAATGTGGGAGATGCGACGTTGTGCCCATCAACGACAAAAGGATTCTCAATCTTCTCCACCATTATATGAGAAG CTGAGGCAATCTCTTATTAACGGGGAAAATAAAACTGATGAACCATTTCTCAACACTGAAGATGACAATGTCAACGATGACAACGAATTTGATAATGGAAATCCCGATTTTGATATGCCTGGCAATGACTTCATGGATGAAGATCCACACCCTTTCAATAATGAG CATGAAGTTGATGATGTTCATGCTCATGCTGATGCTGATGAAGCTGTAGATCTTGAATTTCCAGATTCTCAGACAAGTTTGGAAGATCTCTGCCGCTCTCATCTG AATGCTCTCCTAGCTAGCATAGCTGAAACTGAGAAGCAAACAGAAATGGTTGCCAGGATTTCAACATGGAAACAAAGAATTGAGCACAACTTAGAAGAACAG GAATCACACCCACCGTTTGATATCCGAGACTACGGTGAAAGAATTCTTGGCAAACTATCCCTTGAAGAAAGCGGTAGTAGTGTCATGCCCTTTTCTAATTTGGTCGCGGGAGAAGTAAAGTACGACGTTTCCCGAAGTTTCTCTTCACTTCTTCAATTG GTGAACAATGGAGAAGTTGATTTACAAAGACACGATGTCGCTGGTGAGTCTTTTTGTTACACATCTGTTAATCCTTTTCATGTTAAGCTCCTAAAGCATCACAAGAAAAAGGAGGTTACGAAGCAGTTTGGTATAGCGAAAAAGCGAGCAAAGTCTCCAATAAAAAAACCGTCTCCAAATGGTGAGAAAAAAACTAGAAGAGAAAAATCTCCAACAAAAAGACCGTCTccgaaagaagatgaaaagaagaaaactagACGAGAAAAGTCTCCCATCAGTTCATCTTCTAGGAATCATCGATCGACATGGTTATCATCACCTACCAATACCAGGTCATCTTCTCAGAAACATGGACCAACAGGTCTATCATCAACTACCATTACCAGTTCATCTTCTCGGAAACATGGACCGACAGGGTTAACATCACCTACAATTAACAATTCATCTTCTCGGAAACATGGACCGACAGGGTTAGCATCACCTACCAATTGTAAGTTTTCTGTAAACCTTGGAAAAGAGAGTACTATGAAGTTCTCTCCTGCATCCAAGAGACGGCGTAGATCACCATTTATCGAGTCAGTTAATTAA